One part of the Lepeophtheirus salmonis chromosome 14, UVic_Lsal_1.4, whole genome shotgun sequence genome encodes these proteins:
- the LOC121129102 gene encoding alpha-methylacyl-CoA racemase isoform X3 translates to MALKGVRVVEMAGLAAAPFTSMILADFGASVIRVDNHPDAVVYPDVSCRESFRPGVMEKLQLCPDVLTKENPSLIYARLSGYGQEHNPLTYRAGHDINYISLSGALSKIGRVNEKPVPPINIVGDFGGGGLTCAFGIIAALYERSVNSSGKGQIIDCGITQGASYLSTWLYQSKNIPHLWGNPRGENVLDTGAHFYEVYETKEPGKYISVGTVEPQFYSILLDKLELYPHEEYPQFGGDTKKLKDIFASKFRTKTRKEWEEIFSNVDACVTPVLSIDEVSSNELTKNNFHISNSGESVPLPAPKLSRTPAQISTIEPLRIGEHSIEILRNTLGFTKGEIDNLISEEIIFE, encoded by the exons ATGGCACTGAAAGGAGTAAGAGTAGTCGAAATGGCGGGTCTAGCTGCTGCACCCTTTACATCAATGATTCTTGCTGATTTTGGTGCCTCAGTCATTCGTGTGGACAATCATCCTGATGCTGTTGTCTATCCAGATGTTAGTTGTCGtg AATCATTTCGACCTGGGGTCATGGAAAAATTGCAACTTTGCCCTGACGTACTCACT aaaGAAAATCCAAGCTTAATTTATGCTCGATTGTCAGGTTATGGACAGGAACATAATCCTTTGACCTATAGAGCTGGACACGACATAAACTACATCAGTCTCTCTGGAGCTTTGTCCAAGATCGGTAGAGTAAATGAAAAACCTGTACCTCCTATAAATATTGTTGGAGATTTTGGCGGTGGTGGCCTAACATGTGCCTTTGGAATTATTGCTGCTTTATACGAAAGATCTGTCAACTCTAGTGGTAAAGGCCAAATCATAGATTGTGGAATCACTCAG GGTGCTTCCTACTTATCCACTTGGTTATATCAATCCAAAAACATCCCACATCTTTGGGGAAATCCTCGAGGTGAAAACGTGTTGGATACAGGTGCTCATTTCTACGAAGTTTATGAAACTAAGGAACCAGGGAAATATATATCAGTAGGAACAGTGGAACCTCAGTTTTATTCCATCCTCCTTGATAAATTAGAACTTTATCCACACGAAGAATATCCTCAATTTGGTGGAGAtactaaa aaatTGAAAGACATTTTTGCGTCCAAATTTCGAACAAAAACTAGAAAGGAATgggaagaaatattttcaaatgtggATGCATGTGTCACTCCAGTTTTAAGCATAGATGAGGTTTCTAGTAATGAATTAACtaagaataattttcatatttcgaATTCTGGAGAGAGTGTTCCTCTTCCAGCTCCAAAACTGTCACGAACACCCGCGCAAATATCTACAATTGAGCCACTAAGAATTGGGGAACATTCGATAGAAATATTAAGAAACACATTGGGCTTCACTAAAGGCGAAATAGATAATCTTATTTCGGaggaaatcatttttgaatga
- the LOC121129100 gene encoding uncharacterized protein, translating into MSSTETLCLRWNEFESNIKQGFSQLRDDEDFFDVTLACGSRQIKAHKVILSTCSSFFRSLIKSVPHEHPLLYLRGVDFNHLESVLSFMYNGEVRVEQKELNDFLSVAQELRVNGLVQDKNLEQTSDAGESPSGSPSQKDLKHSQTLKNHEMEKKRKKSPVPCSSDNENSEMDDVIFEGSTSILNTPFMDLPTLESQEDLMDPFDDEHEQDESEYLEKDIPEHESVIDTESSPRTNELLDAELLKYVSERDSNNLFSCLKCPHKSRFKRDVKRHVEARHLATCFRCDKCTRIFKTRRSLSKHKMRIHRGEPFYFTV; encoded by the exons atgagTTCGACAGAGACTCTTTGCCTCCGATGGAACGAATTTGAGTCCAACATAAAACAAGGTTTTTCCCAGTTACGGGATGATGAAGACTTTTTCGACGTGACCCTAGCCTGTGGATCACGTCAAATCAAGGCTCACAAAGTAATACTCAGCACTTGCTCTTCCTTCTTCCGATCCTTGATCAAATCTGTGCCTCATGAGCATCCTCTTCTGTATCTCCGAGGAGTTGATTTCAATCATTTAGAGTCTGTTCTTTCCTTTATGTATAATGGAGAGGTGCGTGTGGAGCAGAAGGaattgaatgattttctctCTGTAGCACAGGAGCTCAGAGTCAATGGCCTTGTCCAAGATAAAAATTTAGAGCAAACCTCTGATGCTGGTGAATCACCCTCAGGATCTCCTTCTCAAAAAGATCTCAAACACTCCCAAACACTGAAAAATCATGAAAtggaaaagaagagaaaaaaatccccGGTCCCTTGTTCCAGTGATAATGAAAACTCGGAAATGGATGATGTCATATTTGAAGGATCTACGTCAATCCTGAATACTCCTTTCATGGATTTACCAACTCTTGAATCACAGGAGGATTTAATGGACCCCTTTGATGATGAACATGAGCAAGATGAATctgaatatctcgaaaaagacATACCTGAACACGAATCTGTCATAGATACTGAAAGTTCTCCTCGAACAAACG aattattGGATGCCgaacttttgaaatatgtttccGAGAGGGATTCAAATAACTTGTTTAGTTGTCTCAAATGCCCACACAAATCCCGGTTCAAAAGAGACGTCAAACGTCATGTTGAGGCTAGGCATCTCGCTACTTGTTTTCGATGTGATAAATGTACTcgaatttttaaaacaagacGATCGTTATCCAAGCATAAAATGCGTATCCATAGAGGAGAACCCTTCTACTTTACCGTTTAA
- the eIF3j gene encoding eukaryotic translation initiation factor 3 subunit J-A, with product MSDADWDAEDFEPQLRTKKAICDKWDGEDEDDDIKDSWDKESDEDEVKSEKTAQESAAYQAKKKKKISDIIAEREASKSYQMEEMAQLEKEKAYAETPEGKAEEKLRLLQLEERVNLDLAKDMMGVSLNLNIDGMNPSTKDDFAQFEKALIEKINTFSAAPYYTDFIENFLRNLCADLSSTNLKKIKLSFDALHSAKLKEEKAAKNKKKPTVKMDLRKDYYVDDGSYDMDDFM from the exons ATGTCTGACGCCGATTGGG atgcGGAGGATTTTGAACCGCAGTTGCGGACTAAAAAAGCTATATGTGACAAGTGGGATGGTGAAGATGAGGACGATGATATCAAG GACTCCTGGGACAAGGAATCAGATGAAGATGAGGTCAAATCAGAAAAAACAGCTCAAGAATCCGCTGCTTATCAagcaaagaagaaaaagaagatatctGACATCATTGCTGAGAGAGAGGCCTCCAAGAGTTATCAAATGGAAGAAATGGCCcagttagaaaaagaaaaagcatATGCAGAAACTCCAGAAGGAAAAGCTGAGGAAAAGCTTCGATTACTTCAATTGGAAGAAAGAGTCAACCTTGACCTGGCTAAAGATATGATGG GTGTTTCTTTGAATTTGAATATCGATGGAATGAATCCTTCAACAAAAGATGATTTTGCTCAGTTTGAAAAAGccttaatagaaaaaattaatacattctCTGCGGCACCATATTACACTGATTTTATTGAGAATTTTCTTAGGAATTTGTGTGCTGACT taaGTTCAACTAAtcttaaaaagataaaactGTCATTTGACGCACTTCATTCAGCAAAACTTAAGGAAGAAAAAGctgcaaaaaataagaaaaagccCACTGTCAAAATGGATTTGAGAAAG GACTATTATGTAGATGATGGCTCATACGATATGGATGACTTTATGTGA
- the LOC121129102 gene encoding alpha-methylacyl-CoA racemase isoform X1, with translation MALKGVRVVEMAGLAAAPFTSMILADFGASVIRVDNHPDAVVYPDVSCRGKKSISLNLKSSKGRSIVKKLVNNSDVFLESFRPGVMEKLQLCPDVLTKENPSLIYARLSGYGQEHNPLTYRAGHDINYISLSGALSKIGRVNEKPVPPINIVGDFGGGGLTCAFGIIAALYERSVNSSGKGQIIDCGITQGASYLSTWLYQSKNIPHLWGNPRGENVLDTGAHFYEVYETKEPGKYISVGTVEPQFYSILLDKLELYPHEEYPQFGGDTKKLKDIFASKFRTKTRKEWEEIFSNVDACVTPVLSIDEVSSNELTKNNFHISNSGESVPLPAPKLSRTPAQISTIEPLRIGEHSIEILRNTLGFTKGEIDNLISEEIIFE, from the exons ATGGCACTGAAAGGAGTAAGAGTAGTCGAAATGGCGGGTCTAGCTGCTGCACCCTTTACATCAATGATTCTTGCTGATTTTGGTGCCTCAGTCATTCGTGTGGACAATCATCCTGATGCTGTTGTCTATCCAGATGTTAGTTGTCGtggtaaaaaatcaatatcactCAACTTAAAGAGCTCAAAAGGAAGGAGCATTGTTAAAAAGTTAGTCAATAACTCTGATGTCTTTTTAGAATCATTTCGACCTGGGGTCATGGAAAAATTGCAACTTTGCCCTGACGTACTCACT aaaGAAAATCCAAGCTTAATTTATGCTCGATTGTCAGGTTATGGACAGGAACATAATCCTTTGACCTATAGAGCTGGACACGACATAAACTACATCAGTCTCTCTGGAGCTTTGTCCAAGATCGGTAGAGTAAATGAAAAACCTGTACCTCCTATAAATATTGTTGGAGATTTTGGCGGTGGTGGCCTAACATGTGCCTTTGGAATTATTGCTGCTTTATACGAAAGATCTGTCAACTCTAGTGGTAAAGGCCAAATCATAGATTGTGGAATCACTCAG GGTGCTTCCTACTTATCCACTTGGTTATATCAATCCAAAAACATCCCACATCTTTGGGGAAATCCTCGAGGTGAAAACGTGTTGGATACAGGTGCTCATTTCTACGAAGTTTATGAAACTAAGGAACCAGGGAAATATATATCAGTAGGAACAGTGGAACCTCAGTTTTATTCCATCCTCCTTGATAAATTAGAACTTTATCCACACGAAGAATATCCTCAATTTGGTGGAGAtactaaa aaatTGAAAGACATTTTTGCGTCCAAATTTCGAACAAAAACTAGAAAGGAATgggaagaaatattttcaaatgtggATGCATGTGTCACTCCAGTTTTAAGCATAGATGAGGTTTCTAGTAATGAATTAACtaagaataattttcatatttcgaATTCTGGAGAGAGTGTTCCTCTTCCAGCTCCAAAACTGTCACGAACACCCGCGCAAATATCTACAATTGAGCCACTAAGAATTGGGGAACATTCGATAGAAATATTAAGAAACACATTGGGCTTCACTAAAGGCGAAATAGATAATCTTATTTCGGaggaaatcatttttgaatga
- the LOC121129101 gene encoding uncharacterized protein isoform X2 — protein MRVNVRINRTNHVERIFDDMVNYSFESECLSDLMFICSGGSRRHAHQSVLSHISPLINSMKNPDEKMYISLDSVKVDILDCLLRFLYTGQVVVSDSQKITLLSDLCKSLKISLSNTTKLPIPSTTVYCICRQPEKSRMIGCDYCDEWYHIKCINVSRSEVKVLKQQFWKCPVCVSSGKKDKYVFPIKYYDDSSMSSSSSDHSDELSQVGDNKDGSSSSSDEKSSSPKPHCKKRKYKDGSILQSHKENNSFVNKEIVHNVTDDRIPLSNEEKASTSQKLTSDEAKIQISSHKNKIIDTIDFEIIETPDSGIPTSELNELISQQMYIKTETNKELEGYDSENVSTMSEGELRPTPKVKDTTVLRIFNKPTPESQSNQLTTRINQRNIHIPYLKKNVDISNSIKIIPPVSKIDVGKLNHVTVQQSPLNSSTSDQCSLLSSIYLGPNTSSYFNDKSTTSNLISPHQYTHEASSKIDENSKSYKKDPKKEYSRRPSNDDPSKGNVKIPRKSTEEDLSFCYTCLSIFVTRKALREHEVEHH, from the exons ATGAGGGTGAACGTGCGAATCAATCGGACGAATCATGTGGAGAGGATCTTTGACGATATGGTGAATTACTCGTTTGAGTCTGAATGCCTCTCAGATTTAATGTTTATCTGTTCTGGAGGATCCCGGCGGCATGCCCATCAGTCAGTCCTGTCCCACATCTCCCCTCTCATCAATTCCATGAAGAATCCGGACGAGAAAATGTACATCTCCCTTGAT AGTGTGAAGGTGGATATCCTGGATTGTCTACTTCGCTTTCTCTACACGGGACAAGTTGTGGTGTCagactcacaaaaaattactttgttaaGTGATTTATGCAAATCCTTGAAGATATCATTATCGAATACAAcg AAACTTCCGATACCTTCAACAACGGTTTACTGTATTTGCCGTCAACCTGAGAAGAGTAGGATGATTGGATGTGATTATTGTGATGAATGGTATCATATCAAATGCATTAATGTGTCGAGATCGGAAGTCAAAGTTCTCAAGCAACAATTTTGGAAATGTCCTGTTTGCGTTT caTCAGGTAAAAAGGATAAATACGTATTCCCGATCAAATATTATGACGATTCCTCTATGTCGAGCAGTTCGTCGGACCACTCAGATGAACTTTCTCAAGTTGGGGATAACAAAG acgGGTCTTCTTCGAGCTCTGATGAGAAAAGTTCATCACCTAAGCcacattgtaaaaaaagaaaatataaggaCGGCTCAATACTTCAGAgtcataaagaaaataattcgtTTGTGAACAAGGAAATAGTGCATAACGTAACAGATGATCGAATCCCActttcaaatgaagaaaaagcaTCTACCTCTCAAAAATTAACTTCTGATGAGGCTAAAATCCAAATTTCTAGTcacaagaataaaattatagatactattgattttgaaattatagaaACTCCAGATTCGGGAATCCCAACTTCGGAATTAAATGAATTGATAAGCCAACAAATGTATATCAAAACAGAGACAAATAAAGAATTAGAAGGTTATGACTCCGAAAATGTATCAACAATGTCTGAAGGAGAATTAAGACCAACGCCAAAGGTGAAGGATACAACCGTTTTAAGGATATTCAATAAGCCTACCCCGGAATCTCAGTCAAATCAATTAACAACCCGTATAAATCAAAGGAACATTCATATtccatatttaaagaaaaatgttgatatatctaatagtattaaaataatcccTCCGGTTAGTAAAATAGACGTTGGAAAATTGAACCACGTCACCGTTCAACAGTCTCCATTAAACTCATCAACCTCAGATCAATGCAGCTTGCTTAGTTCAATATATTTAGGACCAAATACCTCTTCCTATTTTAACGACAAATCTACAACTTCGAATTTGATCTCTCCACATCAATATACTCATGAAGCTTCCTCAAAAATAGACGAAAACtccaaaagttataaaaaagacCCCAAGAAAGAATATTCGAGAAGACCATCCAATGATGATCCTTCCAAAGGGAATGTCAAAATTCCAAGGAAATCAACTGAGGAGGATCTGTCCTTTTG CTATACTTGTCTCTCCATATTTGTCACAAGGAAAGCACTCAGAGAGCACGAGGTTGAGCACCATTGA
- the LOC121129102 gene encoding alpha-methylacyl-CoA racemase isoform X2, producing MALKGVRVVEMAGLAAAPFTSMILADFGASVIRVDNHPDAVVYPDVSCRGKKSISLNLKSSKGRSIVKKLVNNSDVFLESFRPGVMEKLQLCPDVLTVSTYPGIETIEYGYGQEHNPLTYRAGHDINYISLSGALSKIGRVNEKPVPPINIVGDFGGGGLTCAFGIIAALYERSVNSSGKGQIIDCGITQGASYLSTWLYQSKNIPHLWGNPRGENVLDTGAHFYEVYETKEPGKYISVGTVEPQFYSILLDKLELYPHEEYPQFGGDTKKLKDIFASKFRTKTRKEWEEIFSNVDACVTPVLSIDEVSSNELTKNNFHISNSGESVPLPAPKLSRTPAQISTIEPLRIGEHSIEILRNTLGFTKGEIDNLISEEIIFE from the exons ATGGCACTGAAAGGAGTAAGAGTAGTCGAAATGGCGGGTCTAGCTGCTGCACCCTTTACATCAATGATTCTTGCTGATTTTGGTGCCTCAGTCATTCGTGTGGACAATCATCCTGATGCTGTTGTCTATCCAGATGTTAGTTGTCGtggtaaaaaatcaatatcactCAACTTAAAGAGCTCAAAAGGAAGGAGCATTGTTAAAAAGTTAGTCAATAACTCTGATGTCTTTTTAGAATCATTTCGACCTGGGGTCATGGAAAAATTGCAACTTTGCCCTGACGTACTCACTGTAAGTACTTACCCTGGGATTGAAACCATAGAATATG GTTATGGACAGGAACATAATCCTTTGACCTATAGAGCTGGACACGACATAAACTACATCAGTCTCTCTGGAGCTTTGTCCAAGATCGGTAGAGTAAATGAAAAACCTGTACCTCCTATAAATATTGTTGGAGATTTTGGCGGTGGTGGCCTAACATGTGCCTTTGGAATTATTGCTGCTTTATACGAAAGATCTGTCAACTCTAGTGGTAAAGGCCAAATCATAGATTGTGGAATCACTCAG GGTGCTTCCTACTTATCCACTTGGTTATATCAATCCAAAAACATCCCACATCTTTGGGGAAATCCTCGAGGTGAAAACGTGTTGGATACAGGTGCTCATTTCTACGAAGTTTATGAAACTAAGGAACCAGGGAAATATATATCAGTAGGAACAGTGGAACCTCAGTTTTATTCCATCCTCCTTGATAAATTAGAACTTTATCCACACGAAGAATATCCTCAATTTGGTGGAGAtactaaa aaatTGAAAGACATTTTTGCGTCCAAATTTCGAACAAAAACTAGAAAGGAATgggaagaaatattttcaaatgtggATGCATGTGTCACTCCAGTTTTAAGCATAGATGAGGTTTCTAGTAATGAATTAACtaagaataattttcatatttcgaATTCTGGAGAGAGTGTTCCTCTTCCAGCTCCAAAACTGTCACGAACACCCGCGCAAATATCTACAATTGAGCCACTAAGAATTGGGGAACATTCGATAGAAATATTAAGAAACACATTGGGCTTCACTAAAGGCGAAATAGATAATCTTATTTCGGaggaaatcatttttgaatga
- the LOC121129101 gene encoding uncharacterized protein isoform X1 — protein MRVNVRINRTNHVERIFDDMVNYSFESECLSDLMFICSGGSRRHAHQSVLSHISPLINSMKNPDEKMYISLDSVKVDILDCLLRFLYTGQVVVSDSQKITLLSDLCKSLKISLSNTTKLPIPSTTVYCICRQPEKSRMIGCDYCDEWYHIKCINVSRSEVKVLKQQFWKCPVCVSSGKKDKYVFPIKYYDDSSMSSSSSDHSDELSQVGDNKGSNNTNTIPTYINNFKDGSSSSSDEKSSSPKPHCKKRKYKDGSILQSHKENNSFVNKEIVHNVTDDRIPLSNEEKASTSQKLTSDEAKIQISSHKNKIIDTIDFEIIETPDSGIPTSELNELISQQMYIKTETNKELEGYDSENVSTMSEGELRPTPKVKDTTVLRIFNKPTPESQSNQLTTRINQRNIHIPYLKKNVDISNSIKIIPPVSKIDVGKLNHVTVQQSPLNSSTSDQCSLLSSIYLGPNTSSYFNDKSTTSNLISPHQYTHEASSKIDENSKSYKKDPKKEYSRRPSNDDPSKGNVKIPRKSTEEDLSFCYTCLSIFVTRKALREHEVEHH, from the exons ATGAGGGTGAACGTGCGAATCAATCGGACGAATCATGTGGAGAGGATCTTTGACGATATGGTGAATTACTCGTTTGAGTCTGAATGCCTCTCAGATTTAATGTTTATCTGTTCTGGAGGATCCCGGCGGCATGCCCATCAGTCAGTCCTGTCCCACATCTCCCCTCTCATCAATTCCATGAAGAATCCGGACGAGAAAATGTACATCTCCCTTGAT AGTGTGAAGGTGGATATCCTGGATTGTCTACTTCGCTTTCTCTACACGGGACAAGTTGTGGTGTCagactcacaaaaaattactttgttaaGTGATTTATGCAAATCCTTGAAGATATCATTATCGAATACAAcg AAACTTCCGATACCTTCAACAACGGTTTACTGTATTTGCCGTCAACCTGAGAAGAGTAGGATGATTGGATGTGATTATTGTGATGAATGGTATCATATCAAATGCATTAATGTGTCGAGATCGGAAGTCAAAGTTCTCAAGCAACAATTTTGGAAATGTCCTGTTTGCGTTT caTCAGGTAAAAAGGATAAATACGTATTCCCGATCAAATATTATGACGATTCCTCTATGTCGAGCAGTTCGTCGGACCACTCAGATGAACTTTCTCAAGTTGGGGATAACAAAGGTAGTAATAATACAAATACTATCCCAacctacataaataatttcaaagacgGGTCTTCTTCGAGCTCTGATGAGAAAAGTTCATCACCTAAGCcacattgtaaaaaaagaaaatataaggaCGGCTCAATACTTCAGAgtcataaagaaaataattcgtTTGTGAACAAGGAAATAGTGCATAACGTAACAGATGATCGAATCCCActttcaaatgaagaaaaagcaTCTACCTCTCAAAAATTAACTTCTGATGAGGCTAAAATCCAAATTTCTAGTcacaagaataaaattatagatactattgattttgaaattatagaaACTCCAGATTCGGGAATCCCAACTTCGGAATTAAATGAATTGATAAGCCAACAAATGTATATCAAAACAGAGACAAATAAAGAATTAGAAGGTTATGACTCCGAAAATGTATCAACAATGTCTGAAGGAGAATTAAGACCAACGCCAAAGGTGAAGGATACAACCGTTTTAAGGATATTCAATAAGCCTACCCCGGAATCTCAGTCAAATCAATTAACAACCCGTATAAATCAAAGGAACATTCATATtccatatttaaagaaaaatgttgatatatctaatagtattaaaataatcccTCCGGTTAGTAAAATAGACGTTGGAAAATTGAACCACGTCACCGTTCAACAGTCTCCATTAAACTCATCAACCTCAGATCAATGCAGCTTGCTTAGTTCAATATATTTAGGACCAAATACCTCTTCCTATTTTAACGACAAATCTACAACTTCGAATTTGATCTCTCCACATCAATATACTCATGAAGCTTCCTCAAAAATAGACGAAAACtccaaaagttataaaaaagacCCCAAGAAAGAATATTCGAGAAGACCATCCAATGATGATCCTTCCAAAGGGAATGTCAAAATTCCAAGGAAATCAACTGAGGAGGATCTGTCCTTTTG CTATACTTGTCTCTCCATATTTGTCACAAGGAAAGCACTCAGAGAGCACGAGGTTGAGCACCATTGA